In Oryza sativa Japonica Group chromosome 3, ASM3414082v1, one DNA window encodes the following:
- the LOC4332047 gene encoding uncharacterized protein isoform X11, translated as MAHAARPLGGRARNPSPGPARPPPPFAAADAAAAADLRDAPRRVARMKDRACATCGDKIDSGNVIRCQCKKSPEHAKHEIHHTNDAMLEAKGFAKPNSSNKYGMHKSSGGTYSKPDARVKIIPAEEITYVRHGKLCGKTVGSDGLQKRQRRRSVTPPPSSRKVSLVTPTVVNQRPTPPVSPAASRISPNRPGTAKNVHSVVTSCISPNLTGKAENGHSLATSGISPNCPGAVKKIHSLATSPISPNWPGAVKKIHSLATSPISPMWPETAGNGHSLVGGYITNSFTTQIAYLSQRPSPFCRAVLSQPSGTPLGTDATAPKNLSRSGNREAYVKSCSSRTRTFSSAHAHSTVVPPGTNAEPSAESFCAPGNEKSSPMSCKLGTLQCQGTRTAVAPSVQKKLTMEPALPSPKSVLSEKSNEAYPDTAPRPSSRPNLFDTKCKVGSPQSETIIPPSQSPQSTSHARCVEPPDDFEAVPSTKSHIITEKQMNQEAPINCNVSSGIPVILHTKLHKKHYQPEACWKGKFEVTGELTHICDGLEAHFPFEISAQVYEASKQMPEILKLEARPLSHLWPKTFKMKPPEGQDIGLCFISSLQRPNGSSDHLLKNISSHIGLRTKIGATELLIFSSKLLTQEYQRKCDKFYFWGVFRALHRSYNQTSMSFDATGCKEIERHKNKETGKILETQDKKTEKEKCGEIGNKLDSAVSRERDRINECMRMLTPDPNAAASSSVKQEPGLPAICMATEKASTGKEDEIKMQVVTERDESSEERLFPKTRLLSDILSSSAASNANTNASPKPTSKFHDAPDNQIQDRKRDHPESPEPSPADTLKRLRVNGRIALNRVMDRRTLSSQPISREGLVDIQVSGPTVLTRSKCCSWQHFR; from the exons GTGGTGATAAAATTGATTCAGGAAATGTAATACGTTGTCAGTGCAAGAAATCTCCAGAGCATGC AAAGCATGAAATCCATCATACGAATGATGCAATGCTTGAGGCAAAGGGATTTGCAAAGCCAAACTCTTCAAATAAGTATGGGATGCACAAATCTTCTGGTGGTACATATTCAAAACCTGATGCAAGAGTAAAGATAATTCCTGCAGAAGAAATTACATATGTACGTCATGGAAAACTATGTGGTAAAACTGTTGGCTCAGATGGATTACAGAAAAGGCAACGCAGACGAAGTGTCACCCCCCCTCCGAGTTCACGTAAAGTGTCTCTTGTGACACCTACAGTGGTTAATCAGAGGCCTACACCACCAGTCTCACCAGCTGCCTCGCGTATCTCTCCTAACCGGCCTGGGACAGCTAAAAATGTTCACTCAGTCGTTACCTCATGTATCTCTCCAAACTTGACCGGGAAAGCTGAAAATGGTCACTCACTTGCTACCTCAGGTATCTCTCCTAACTGTCCTGGGGCAGTTAAAAAGATTCACTCACTTGCTACCTCACCTATCTCTCCTAACTGGCCTGGGGCAGTTAAAAAGATTCACTCACTTGCTACCTCACCTATCTCTCCTATGTGGCCTGAGACAGCTGGAAATGGTCACTCACTTGTTGGGGGCTATATCACAAATTCCTTTACAACACAAATAGCTTATCTTTCACAGCGTCCATCACCATTCTGCAGGGCTGTTCTTTCACAGCCTTCTGGGACACCTCTTGGTACTGATGCCACTGCTCCCAAGAATCTTAGCAGATCGGGTAATAGAGAAGCATATGTCAAAAGTTGCAGTTCACGCACCAGAACCTTCTCATCTGCGCATGCACATTCAACTGTAGTTCCTCCTGGTACAAATGCAGAACCTTCTGCTGAAAGTTTTTGTGCGCCTGGCAATGAGAAGTCATCCCCTATGAGCTGTAAGTTGGGCACGTTACAATGTCAAGGCACAAGAACTGCTGTGGCGCCTTCAGTGCAAAAAAAGCTAACCATGGAGCCTGCATTACCGAGCCCAAAATCTGTGCTTAGTGAAAAGTCCAACGAGGCATATCCTGATACTGCTCCAAGGCCTTCTTCCAGACCAAATTTATTTGATACAAAATGCAAGGTGGGCTCACCGCAAAGTGAAACAATCATTCCTCCATCACAAAGTCCACAGTCTACATCTCATGCACGATGTGTTGAACCGCCTGATGATTTTGAAGCAGTTCCATCTACTAAGAGCCATATAATTACAGAAAAACAAATGAACCAGGAGGCACCAATCAATTGTAATGTATCTTCAG GTATCCCAGTAATTTTACATACAAAGCTGCACAAGAAGCATTACCAACCAGAAGCCTGCTGGAA GGGTAAATTTGAAGTGACTGGAGAGCTAACACATATTTGTGATGGACTTgaagcccatttccctttcgAAATTTCTGCCCAAGTATATGAGGCTTCAAAACAAATGCCTGAAATATTAAAGCTAGAGGCTAGACCTCTTTCTCATCTGTGGCCGAAAACATTCAAGATGAAACCTCCAGAAGGACAAGATATTGGACTGTGCTTCATTAGCTCTCTTCAAAG ACCAAATGGGAGTTCTGACCATctcctgaaaaatatttcttCGCATATTGGGTTACGAACCAAGATTGGTGCTACTGAGTTGCTGATATTTTCATCCAAGTTACTTACCCAAGAATATCAAA GAAAATGTGATAAGTTTTACTTTTGGGGTGTTTTCCGGGCGCTGCACAGATCCTATAATCAAACAAGTATGTCATTTGATGCAACAGGATGCAAAGAGATTGAGAGGCACAAAAATAAGGAAACTGGCAAGATTTTGGAGACACAAGACAAAAAAACAGAGAAGGAAAAATGTGGGGAGATTGGTAATAAATTGGATTCGGCAGTTAGCAGAGAAAGAGATAGGATCAACGAATGCATGAGAATGCTGACTCCTGATCCAAATGCTGCGGCAAGCTCTTCAG TGAAACAAGAGCCTGGGTTGCCTGCAATCTGTATGGCCACAGAGAAGGCATCAACTGGAAAAGAAGATGAAATTAAAA TGCAGGTAGTAACAGAACGGGACGAAAGCTCAGAGGAGCGTTTGTTTCCAAAGACCAGGCTTCTTTCTGATATTCTGAGCTCTTCGGCGGCTTCTAATGCGAACACAAATGCTTCACCCAAGCCTACAA GCAAGTTTCATGATGCACCAGACAACCAAATACAGGACAGAAAGAGAGATCACCCAGAATCACCCGAGCCTTCTCCTGCAGATACACTCAAAAGGCTCAGGGTGAATGGGCGCATAGCTCTAAACAGAGTCATGGATCGTCGAACATTGAGTTCCCAACCAATCTCAAGGGAAGGATTAGTTGATATACAAGTGTCAGGTCCTACAGTACTGACGAGAAGCAAATGCTGTAGTTGGCAACATTTCAGGTGA
- the LOC4332047 gene encoding uncharacterized protein isoform X3, whose protein sequence is MAHAARPLGGRARNPSPGPARPPPPFAAADAAAAADLRDAPRRVARMKDRACATCGDKIDSGNVIRCQCKKSPEHAKHEIHHTNDAMLEAKGFAKPNSSNKYGMHKSSGGTYSKPDARVKIIPAEEITYVRHGKLCGKTVGSDGLQKRQRRRSVTPPPSSRKVSLVTPTVVNQRPTPPVSPAASRISPNRPGTAKNVHSVVTSCISPNLTGKAENGHSLATSGISPNCPGAVKKIHSLATSPISPNWPGAVKKIHSLATSPISPMWPETAGNGHSLVGGYITNSFTTQIAYLSQRPSPFCRAVLSQPSGTPLGTDATAPKNLSRSGNREAYVKSCSSRTRTFSSAHAHSTVVPPGTNAEPSAESFCAPGNEKSSPMSCKLGTLQCQGTRTAVAPSVQKKLTMEPALPSPKSVLSEKSNEAYPDTAPRPSSRPNLFDTKCKVGSPQSETIIPPSQSPQSTSHARCVEPPDDFEAVPSTKSHIITEKQMNQEAPINCNVSSGIPVILHTKLHKKHYQPEACWKGKFEVTGELTHICDGLEAHFPFEISAQVYEASKQMPEILKLEARPLSHLWPKTFKMKPPEGQDIGLCFISSLQRPNGSSDHLLKNISSHIGLRTKIGATELLIFSSKLLTQEYQRKCDKFYFWGVFRALHRSYNQTSMSFDATGCKEIERHKNKETGKILETQDKKTEKEKCGEIGNKLDSAVSRERDRINECMRMLTPDPNAAASSSDFTCQSAPRVPAGSDLVLDTPPGFPHDDPPGLTKAHCLLHTGETTEPYIDSSPSLNLGVPPGLSLDIPPGFMKAHYLPHTGETTESHINPSHSHSLSWDTPLGFSLDVPPGFTKAHRLPIVSTAGSETVVSEKKPLIKFTLNVPRVAQTEAIPGFIKLLAVKQEPGLPAICMATEKASTGKEDEIKSKQDEVVTERDESSEERLFPKTRLLSDILSSSAASNANTNASPKPTSKFHDAPDNQIQDRKRDHPESPEPSPADTLKRLRVNGRIALNRVMDRRTLSSQPISREGLVDIQVSGPTVLTRSKCCSWQHFR, encoded by the exons GTGGTGATAAAATTGATTCAGGAAATGTAATACGTTGTCAGTGCAAGAAATCTCCAGAGCATGC AAAGCATGAAATCCATCATACGAATGATGCAATGCTTGAGGCAAAGGGATTTGCAAAGCCAAACTCTTCAAATAAGTATGGGATGCACAAATCTTCTGGTGGTACATATTCAAAACCTGATGCAAGAGTAAAGATAATTCCTGCAGAAGAAATTACATATGTACGTCATGGAAAACTATGTGGTAAAACTGTTGGCTCAGATGGATTACAGAAAAGGCAACGCAGACGAAGTGTCACCCCCCCTCCGAGTTCACGTAAAGTGTCTCTTGTGACACCTACAGTGGTTAATCAGAGGCCTACACCACCAGTCTCACCAGCTGCCTCGCGTATCTCTCCTAACCGGCCTGGGACAGCTAAAAATGTTCACTCAGTCGTTACCTCATGTATCTCTCCAAACTTGACCGGGAAAGCTGAAAATGGTCACTCACTTGCTACCTCAGGTATCTCTCCTAACTGTCCTGGGGCAGTTAAAAAGATTCACTCACTTGCTACCTCACCTATCTCTCCTAACTGGCCTGGGGCAGTTAAAAAGATTCACTCACTTGCTACCTCACCTATCTCTCCTATGTGGCCTGAGACAGCTGGAAATGGTCACTCACTTGTTGGGGGCTATATCACAAATTCCTTTACAACACAAATAGCTTATCTTTCACAGCGTCCATCACCATTCTGCAGGGCTGTTCTTTCACAGCCTTCTGGGACACCTCTTGGTACTGATGCCACTGCTCCCAAGAATCTTAGCAGATCGGGTAATAGAGAAGCATATGTCAAAAGTTGCAGTTCACGCACCAGAACCTTCTCATCTGCGCATGCACATTCAACTGTAGTTCCTCCTGGTACAAATGCAGAACCTTCTGCTGAAAGTTTTTGTGCGCCTGGCAATGAGAAGTCATCCCCTATGAGCTGTAAGTTGGGCACGTTACAATGTCAAGGCACAAGAACTGCTGTGGCGCCTTCAGTGCAAAAAAAGCTAACCATGGAGCCTGCATTACCGAGCCCAAAATCTGTGCTTAGTGAAAAGTCCAACGAGGCATATCCTGATACTGCTCCAAGGCCTTCTTCCAGACCAAATTTATTTGATACAAAATGCAAGGTGGGCTCACCGCAAAGTGAAACAATCATTCCTCCATCACAAAGTCCACAGTCTACATCTCATGCACGATGTGTTGAACCGCCTGATGATTTTGAAGCAGTTCCATCTACTAAGAGCCATATAATTACAGAAAAACAAATGAACCAGGAGGCACCAATCAATTGTAATGTATCTTCAG GTATCCCAGTAATTTTACATACAAAGCTGCACAAGAAGCATTACCAACCAGAAGCCTGCTGGAA GGGTAAATTTGAAGTGACTGGAGAGCTAACACATATTTGTGATGGACTTgaagcccatttccctttcgAAATTTCTGCCCAAGTATATGAGGCTTCAAAACAAATGCCTGAAATATTAAAGCTAGAGGCTAGACCTCTTTCTCATCTGTGGCCGAAAACATTCAAGATGAAACCTCCAGAAGGACAAGATATTGGACTGTGCTTCATTAGCTCTCTTCAAAG ACCAAATGGGAGTTCTGACCATctcctgaaaaatatttcttCGCATATTGGGTTACGAACCAAGATTGGTGCTACTGAGTTGCTGATATTTTCATCCAAGTTACTTACCCAAGAATATCAAA GAAAATGTGATAAGTTTTACTTTTGGGGTGTTTTCCGGGCGCTGCACAGATCCTATAATCAAACAAGTATGTCATTTGATGCAACAGGATGCAAAGAGATTGAGAGGCACAAAAATAAGGAAACTGGCAAGATTTTGGAGACACAAGACAAAAAAACAGAGAAGGAAAAATGTGGGGAGATTGGTAATAAATTGGATTCGGCAGTTAGCAGAGAAAGAGATAGGATCAACGAATGCATGAGAATGCTGACTCCTGATCCAAATGCTGCGGCAAGCTCTTCAG ATTTTACTTGTCAATCTGCTCCTAGAGTTCCTGCTGGTTCTGACCTTGTTTTGGACACACCTCCCGGGTTTCCTCATGATGACCCTCCAGGCCTCACAAAAGCCCATTGTCTCCTCCATACAGGAGAAACCACTGAGCCTTACATAGACTCATCTCCAAGCCTTAATTTGGGCGTACCTCCAGGGCTTTCTCTTGATATCCCTCCTGGCTTTATGAAAGCTCATTATCTCCCTCATACAGGAGAAACTACTGAGTCTCACATAAACCCTTCTCACAGTCACAGCCTTTCTTGGGACACCCCTCTAGGATTTTCTCTTGATGTTCCTCCGGGATTTACTAAAGCCCATCGTCTACCCATAGTATCTACTGCTGGATCTGAAACTGTTGTTTCTGAAAAGAAACCCCTCATTAAGTTCACTCTGAATGTTCCAAGGGTTGCACAAACAGAAGCCATTCCTGGATTTATTAAACTGCTTGCAGTGAAACAAGAGCCTGGGTTGCCTGCAATCTGTATGGCCACAGAGAAGGCATCAACTGGAAAAGAAGATGAAATTAAAAGTAAGCAGGATGAG GTAGTAACAGAACGGGACGAAAGCTCAGAGGAGCGTTTGTTTCCAAAGACCAGGCTTCTTTCTGATATTCTGAGCTCTTCGGCGGCTTCTAATGCGAACACAAATGCTTCACCCAAGCCTACAA GCAAGTTTCATGATGCACCAGACAACCAAATACAGGACAGAAAGAGAGATCACCCAGAATCACCCGAGCCTTCTCCTGCAGATACACTCAAAAGGCTCAGGGTGAATGGGCGCATAGCTCTAAACAGAGTCATGGATCGTCGAACATTGAGTTCCCAACCAATCTCAAGGGAAGGATTAGTTGATATACAAGTGTCAGGTCCTACAGTACTGACGAGAAGCAAATGCTGTAGTTGGCAACATTTCAGGTGA